One genomic region from Pseudoduganella dura encodes:
- a CDS encoding class I SAM-dependent methyltransferase, whose amino-acid sequence MYSPTHIDPVVSFYNTQGEAVRATIVNLQRRSLVMEVYNPWSIVQVSEVLSELTVRMGTRNAYVGKAVVISLVNTGLTAMVSVSLTDEWRELTEVALAPGVMRHKAQAFVQDWSERFRIRRDYQIVVNETRAFLADASRWLEQVDLADGTPGSQPAAKLPAEYFAELALPLMGKMKTCFDQLNHEASLVDEELAPAHRAFAQAALHPLILRAPFVFRTYTKPLGYAGDYQMVNQILGDPREGPSTYFQVVNAAFLQTAVATAHRHRIEILVQYLNGLAQQARAAGRAFRVLNVGCGPAEEIARFLQQSEQPELLSFQLVDFSAETLDWTRERLEAVQRATGRRTSIEFVHDSVHQLLKRRDTEGAGRGEFDAVYCAGLFDYLSDKVCARLNGYFASRTRPGGRLLVTNVHSANPERFSMEHILEWYLIYRDEAKMGAILPARRGDAHVYTDPTGVNVFAETTVAP is encoded by the coding sequence GTGTACTCACCAACACACATCGATCCCGTCGTCAGTTTCTACAATACCCAGGGCGAGGCAGTGCGCGCCACGATCGTCAACCTGCAGCGCCGCTCGCTCGTCATGGAGGTATACAATCCATGGTCGATCGTGCAGGTCAGCGAGGTGCTGAGCGAGCTCACCGTGCGGATGGGCACACGCAATGCGTATGTCGGCAAGGCCGTCGTGATCAGCCTGGTCAACACGGGCCTGACCGCGATGGTGTCCGTGAGCCTGACCGACGAATGGCGCGAGCTGACCGAGGTGGCGCTGGCCCCCGGCGTCATGAGGCACAAGGCGCAGGCGTTCGTGCAGGACTGGAGCGAACGCTTCCGCATCCGGCGCGATTACCAGATCGTCGTCAACGAAACCCGGGCGTTCCTGGCCGACGCGTCGCGCTGGCTGGAACAGGTGGACCTGGCCGACGGAACGCCGGGTTCCCAGCCAGCCGCGAAGCTGCCGGCCGAGTACTTCGCCGAACTGGCGCTGCCGCTGATGGGCAAGATGAAGACCTGCTTCGACCAGCTCAACCACGAAGCCTCGCTGGTCGACGAGGAACTGGCGCCGGCGCACCGCGCCTTTGCCCAGGCCGCGCTGCACCCGCTGATCCTGCGGGCACCGTTCGTGTTCCGCACCTATACCAAGCCGCTGGGCTACGCCGGCGACTATCAGATGGTCAACCAGATCCTCGGCGACCCGCGCGAGGGCCCCAGCACCTACTTCCAGGTGGTCAACGCCGCATTCCTGCAGACGGCGGTGGCCACCGCGCACCGGCACCGGATCGAGATCCTGGTGCAGTACCTGAACGGGCTCGCGCAACAGGCGCGCGCGGCGGGGCGGGCATTCCGCGTGCTGAACGTGGGCTGCGGGCCGGCCGAGGAAATCGCCCGCTTCCTGCAGCAGAGCGAGCAGCCGGAGCTGCTGTCGTTCCAGCTGGTGGACTTCTCGGCCGAGACGCTTGACTGGACGCGCGAGCGGCTCGAAGCGGTGCAGCGCGCCACCGGCCGCCGCACCAGTATCGAGTTCGTCCACGACTCGGTGCACCAGCTGCTCAAGCGGCGCGATACCGAGGGCGCCGGCCGGGGCGAGTTCGATGCCGTGTATTGCGCCGGCCTGTTCGACTACCTGTCCGACAAGGTCTGCGCGCGGCTGAACGGTTATTTCGCATCGCGCACGCGGCCGGGCGGGCGCCTGCTGGTCACCAATGTGCACAGCGCGAACCCGGAGCGCTTCAGCATGGAGCACATCCTGGAGTGGTACCTGATCTACCGCGACGAAGCCAAGATGGGGGCGATCCTGCCGGCACGGCGCGGCGACGCGCATGTGTACACCGACCCCACCGGGGTCAACGTGTTCGCCGAAACCACGGTCGCGCCGTGA
- a CDS encoding methyltransferase, which yields MTSAPACAPVPHTLPLPDGAALLELGRALQSARYRFTTVTPATHSRIKRRCDHVWARDLADIFGWSRPFHADALSPDMLALMIRAGIAQPHRDGWRSTLRASTLDGQLYFHSAYPTSESDAVFFGPDTYRFARALRSELAAIAAAGRPVRRAADVGAGAGPGALTIAHHHPDADVLALDINARAMHLCRINAGLADLRNVTARHSNLLQDVPGEFDLIISNPPYLLDKSERAYRHGGGELGAGLSLALTTQALGRLAPGGSLLLYTGVVMMRNEDPFLRRIEPLLAQAGMNWHYEEIDPDVFGEELDTPAYADADRIAAVWLKASKPLH from the coding sequence ATGACATCCGCACCGGCGTGCGCTCCCGTGCCACACACGCTGCCCTTGCCGGACGGGGCTGCGCTGCTGGAACTGGGCCGCGCCCTGCAATCCGCCCGTTACCGTTTCACCACCGTCACCCCCGCCACGCACAGCCGCATCAAGCGCCGCTGCGATCACGTCTGGGCGCGCGACCTGGCCGACATCTTCGGCTGGAGCCGGCCGTTCCATGCCGATGCGCTGTCGCCGGACATGCTGGCACTGATGATCCGTGCCGGCATCGCCCAGCCGCACCGCGACGGCTGGCGCTCGACGCTGCGCGCCTCCACGCTGGACGGCCAGCTGTACTTCCATTCCGCATATCCCACCAGCGAAAGCGATGCCGTGTTCTTCGGTCCCGACACGTACCGGTTCGCCCGCGCGCTGCGCAGCGAACTGGCCGCGATCGCAGCGGCCGGCCGGCCCGTCAGGCGCGCCGCCGACGTCGGCGCGGGTGCCGGCCCCGGCGCACTGACGATCGCGCATCACCATCCGGATGCGGACGTGCTGGCGCTGGACATCAATGCCCGTGCGATGCACCTGTGCCGCATCAATGCCGGCCTGGCGGATCTGCGCAACGTGACCGCCCGCCACAGCAACCTGCTGCAGGACGTGCCGGGCGAGTTCGACCTGATCATCTCCAACCCGCCGTACCTGCTCGACAAGTCCGAGCGTGCCTACCGCCACGGCGGCGGCGAACTGGGCGCCGGCCTGTCGCTGGCGCTGACCACGCAGGCCCTGGGCCGCCTGGCGCCGGGCGGCAGCCTGCTGCTGTACACCGGCGTGGTAATGATGCGTAACGAAGACCCATTCCTGCGCCGCATCGAACCGCTGCTGGCGCAGGCCGGCATGAACTGGCACTACGAGGAAATCGATCCGGACGTGTTCGGCGAAGAACTCGATACCCCCGCCTATGCCGACGCCGACCGCATCGCGGCGGTGTGGCTGAAGGCTTCCAAACCCCTGCACTGA
- a CDS encoding flavodoxin family protein produces the protein MTQVITLARKGQAPGKLDREQFHRKFIQSFVDPRFDPMRGEIAQLEEIAWRNYLDSRKAPVTVKAGPGFADPDYDLAVEWKEAHDKLLAAERRQKDPATRSRVLVICASSRNDGTCPGEMSKSFRMAQWARTALDTEEIEVDLLDLSLITSTYDHHIHPCKGCASTAMPLCHWPCSCYPNHSLHQVNDWMNEIYERWVLAHGVLIIAPTYWYQSPSPLKQMIDRLVCADGGNPDPSSTHGKDADKAKEIELEGWDYPKHLAGRAYGVFVHGDVAGIESQRRNLSDWLEWMGLIAAGQQAVLDRYIGYYESYAGSHATLDKDQPVQEEVRNSARAVAEAVRQIRAGKLVPPDARLRKPRPK, from the coding sequence ATGACGCAAGTGATCACGCTGGCAAGGAAAGGCCAGGCGCCGGGCAAACTGGACCGCGAACAGTTCCATCGCAAGTTCATCCAGTCGTTCGTCGATCCGCGGTTCGACCCGATGCGCGGCGAAATCGCGCAGCTCGAGGAAATCGCCTGGCGCAACTACCTTGACAGCCGCAAGGCGCCGGTCACCGTGAAGGCGGGCCCCGGCTTTGCCGACCCGGACTACGACCTCGCCGTCGAATGGAAGGAAGCGCATGACAAGCTGCTGGCCGCCGAGCGGCGCCAGAAGGATCCGGCCACGCGTTCGCGCGTGCTGGTGATCTGCGCCTCGTCGCGCAACGACGGCACCTGTCCCGGCGAGATGTCCAAGTCGTTCCGCATGGCGCAGTGGGCCCGGACCGCCCTCGACACCGAGGAGATCGAAGTCGACCTCCTCGACCTGTCGCTGATCACGTCGACCTACGATCACCATATCCATCCGTGCAAGGGTTGCGCGTCCACCGCGATGCCGCTGTGCCACTGGCCGTGTAGCTGCTACCCGAATCACAGCCTGCACCAGGTCAACGACTGGATGAACGAGATCTACGAACGCTGGGTGCTCGCCCACGGCGTGCTGATCATCGCCCCCACCTACTGGTACCAGTCGCCTTCCCCGCTGAAGCAGATGATCGACCGGCTGGTCTGCGCCGATGGCGGCAATCCCGACCCGTCCAGCACGCACGGCAAGGATGCGGATAAAGCCAAGGAAATCGAACTGGAAGGCTGGGATTACCCGAAGCACCTGGCCGGGCGGGCGTACGGCGTGTTCGTGCACGGCGACGTGGCGGGCATCGAAAGCCAGCGGCGCAACCTGTCCGACTGGCTCGAATGGATGGGCCTGATCGCCGCGGGCCAGCAGGCCGTGCTGGACCGGTATATCGGCTACTACGAATCGTATGCCGGCAGCCATGCCACGCTCGACAAGGACCAGCCCGTGCAGGAAGAAGTGCGGAACAGCGCGCGGGCGGTGGCCGAGGCCGTGCGGCAGATCCGTGCCGGCAAGCTGGTGCCGCCGGATGCCCGGCTGCGCAAGCCGCGACCGAAGTAG
- a CDS encoding iron-containing redox enzyme family protein yields MPNTALAQRPETAVDSSDAKAVYQALYNGADPALAATYLEACLDEAAALPCDLPATVDEMAAWIARHTDDVGSEYRAYLAARKNGAPRRYFRTRSQALFFLKAVAPTKLVDGAWLYGVLGRWQDPDYQPLIRIYLEELGNGVPDKNHVTIYRKLLEQHGCEHWNGLPERYFVHGAIQLALAAGADDFLPELVGYNLGYEQLPLHLLITSYELNELGIDPYYFTLHVTVDNADTGHAHTALEALKRVVPRVGDSAAFLRRVAAGFRMNDLGVGTVESIASFDLERETVAMLASKAAVGRNMHSDYCRVGGRTVNDWLADPAGIPQFLVKLEEQGWIRRGEPAENSRFWKLIQGERAEMFGVFSPYEQQLLEDWIVTPRDGSEPAIARVPSHRALRRSLDTFDAAPARKAAPRGLIRHAFPPDEHAWETIGCELRLLEAQLAATSSKDEAMALLIGLMSPDQHHTSAGLMATRVFNRLYQ; encoded by the coding sequence ATGCCCAATACCGCCCTCGCCCAACGCCCTGAAACCGCCGTCGACAGCAGCGATGCCAAGGCCGTCTACCAGGCACTGTACAACGGTGCCGACCCCGCCCTCGCCGCCACCTACCTGGAAGCCTGCCTGGACGAAGCAGCCGCACTGCCATGCGACCTGCCAGCCACCGTCGACGAGATGGCGGCGTGGATTGCACGCCATACGGACGATGTCGGCAGCGAATACCGCGCCTACCTGGCAGCCCGCAAGAACGGCGCGCCGCGGCGCTATTTCCGCACCCGTTCGCAGGCGTTGTTCTTCCTGAAGGCGGTCGCTCCCACCAAGCTGGTCGATGGCGCCTGGCTGTATGGCGTGCTTGGTCGCTGGCAGGACCCGGACTACCAGCCGCTGATCCGCATCTACCTGGAAGAGCTGGGCAACGGCGTACCCGACAAGAATCACGTCACCATCTACCGCAAGCTGCTCGAGCAGCATGGCTGCGAACACTGGAACGGCCTGCCCGAGCGCTACTTCGTGCACGGGGCGATCCAGCTTGCGCTGGCCGCCGGCGCCGACGATTTCCTGCCTGAACTGGTCGGCTACAACCTCGGCTACGAGCAACTGCCGCTGCACCTGCTGATCACCTCGTACGAATTGAACGAACTCGGCATCGATCCCTATTACTTCACGCTGCACGTCACCGTGGACAATGCCGACACCGGCCATGCGCACACGGCGCTCGAAGCGCTCAAGCGCGTCGTGCCCCGCGTCGGCGACAGCGCCGCGTTCCTGCGTCGTGTCGCGGCCGGCTTCCGGATGAACGACCTGGGCGTCGGCACCGTCGAATCGATCGCGTCGTTCGACCTGGAGCGCGAAACCGTCGCGATGCTGGCATCGAAGGCCGCTGTCGGCAGGAACATGCACTCCGATTACTGCCGCGTGGGCGGCCGCACCGTCAACGACTGGCTGGCCGACCCGGCCGGCATTCCGCAATTCCTCGTCAAGCTCGAAGAGCAAGGCTGGATCCGCCGCGGCGAGCCGGCGGAGAACAGCCGGTTCTGGAAGCTGATCCAGGGCGAACGCGCCGAAATGTTCGGCGTGTTCAGCCCTTATGAACAGCAATTGCTGGAAGACTGGATCGTCACCCCGCGCGACGGCTCCGAGCCTGCGATCGCCCGCGTGCCGAGCCACCGCGCGCTGCGCCGCAGTCTCGACACGTTCGACGCCGCGCCGGCCCGCAAGGCCGCGCCGCGCGGCCTGATCCGCCACGCCTTCCCGCCCGACGAACACGCATGGGAAACCATCGGCTGCGAACTGCGCCTGCTGGAAGCCCAGCTGGCTGCCACTAGCAGCAAGGACGAGGCCATGGCCCTGCTGATCGGCCTGATGTCGCCGGACCAGCACCACACGTCCGCCGGCCTGATGGCCACGCGCGTGTTCAACCGCCTGTATCAGTGA